A single region of the Brassica rapa cultivar Chiifu-401-42 chromosome A03, CAAS_Brap_v3.01, whole genome shotgun sequence genome encodes:
- the LOC103857914 gene encoding probable protein phosphatase 2C 30, protein MNRLVIMAPESPVFFQSPLVFSPTSVKTPSSSPRSTPQKLTMLACPSRKAKETTSCPGSDTVLKRKRPPMLDLKLPPVVASWCTTTVKTPEKADEVVEVEEDGVYSVYCKRGRRGPIEDRYVAAVDPDERVRKKAFFGVFDGHGGSKAAEFAAKNLGSNIDAAMAAARSGEEGYSTERAIRDGYIKTDEDFLKEGSRGGACCVTALISEGELAVSNAGDCRAVISRGGVAEALTTDHNPGQADELKRIEALGGYVDCCNGVWRIQGTLAVSRGIGDRYLKEWVIAEPETKTLRIKPEFEFLILASDGLWDKVTNQEAVDVVRPYCVDVENPKTLSACQKLVELSCKRGSLDDISLIIIQLQKFVA, encoded by the exons ATGAACAGATTAGTGATAATGGCTCCGGAATCTCCTGTTTTCTTCCAGTCTCCTCTTGTTTTTTCTCCGACGTCGGTCAAAACGCCGTCGTCTTCACCACGTTCAACACCACAGAAGCTGACAATGTTAGCGTGTCCTTCAAGGAAGGCCAAAGAGACGACTTCGTGTCCTGGCTCCGACACCGTGTTGAAAAGAAAAAGACCACCGATGCTTGACCTAAAGTTGCCTCCGGTGGTTGCATCGTGGTGTACTACGACGGTGAAGACGCCGGAAAAAGCGGATGAGGTTGTCGAAGTAGAAGAAGATGGAGTTTACTCTGTTTATTGCAAGAGAGGAAGACGTGGACCAATAGAAGATCGGTACGTCGCGGCGGTTGATCCCGACGAAAGAGTACGTAAAAAGGCTTTCTTCGGCGTTTTTGACGGCCACGGCGGATCCAAAGCGGCGGAGTTCGCGGCCAAGAATCTCGGTAGCAACATTGACGCGGCGATGGCGGCAGCGAGGTCAGGAGAAGAAGGTTACTCGACTGAGAGAGCCATAAGAGACGGTTACATCAAAACTGATGAGGATTTCTTGAAAGAAGGCTCGAGAGGTGGCGCGTGTTGTGTAACCGCTCTTATATCGGAAGGTGAGCTTGCGGTTTCGAATGCAGGAGATTGCCGGGCGGTTATAAGCCGTGGTGGGGTCGCGGAAGCTCTTACTACCGATCACAATCCTGGTCAAGCAGATGAGCTCAAACGGATTGAAGCATTG GGTGGTTATGTTGACTGCTGCAACGGCGTGTGGAGAATTCAAGGAACATTAGCCGTCTCACGAGGAATTGGAGACCGGTATCTCAAGGAGTGGGTAATAGCTGAACCGGAAACAAAAACATTACGGATAAAACCGGAATTTGAGTTCTTGATCTTAGCATCTGACGGCCTTTGGGATAAG GTAACGAACCAGGAGGCGGTTGATGTGGTTCGACCGTACTGCGTAGATGTGGAGAATCCAAAGACACTCTCTGCTTGCCAGAAACTAGTCGAGCTATCCTGTAAGAGAGGGTCCTTGGATGATATTAGTCTAATCATAATTCAGCTACAAAAGTTTGTGGCATGA